In the genome of Kitasatospora cathayae, one region contains:
- a CDS encoding DEAD/DEAH box helicase encodes MSLVDDARFAMPANEAAADVTDSTDLITEAAETAAEEITAETVEETVEATEPAEPTITFGDLGLHEDVVRALAKRGVTTPFPIQAATIPDALAGKDVLGRGRTGSGKTLSFGLPLLTRLADGERTRAKHPRGLILVPTRELAMQVADALEPFGSVLGLRLKVVCGGTSMSNQIYALERGVDILVATPGRLRDLLNRGSAKLDDVQTVVLDEADQMADMGFLPEVTEILDQVPAGGQRLLFSATLENEIDTLVKRYLKNPVTHEVDPSAGAVTTMTHHILVVKPKDKAPITNAIAARKGRTIIFVRTQMGADRVAEQLIEAGVKADALHGGMTQGARTRVLGDFKDGYVNVVVATDVAARGIHVDGIDLVLNVDPAGDHKDYLHRSGRTARAGRSGAVVTLVLPHQRRGVFRLMEDAGVDASRHILDHAFDAEVAKITGARSLTEVQAESAANIAGAAERELADMTRQLERAQRRAAELREEADRLAARAARERAELGIEDEAPAASAEAGEETAQAAAPAAAEAPAAAAAPQAEERTPSYREVRTERPAFGRDRDRDRDRDDRRSGGFGGRDRDRDERRSGGFGRDRDDRRSGGFNRDDRGDRGGFNRDRGGFGAGRDRDDRRSGGFNRDDRGDRGGFNRDRGGFGAGRDRDDRRSGGFNRDDRGDRGGFNRDRDDRGGRSFGDRPARSFGDRPSFGRDRDERGGSNSRPFSRRDDHRSGGRPQADRGGFNRDRGGFDRDRGGFNGGGFNRDDRKPRWKN; translated from the coding sequence ATGTCTCTCGTTGACGACGCCCGCTTCGCCATGCCCGCGAACGAGGCCGCCGCCGATGTCACCGACTCCACCGATCTGATCACCGAGGCCGCGGAGACCGCCGCCGAGGAGATCACCGCCGAGACCGTCGAGGAGACGGTCGAGGCCACCGAGCCCGCCGAGCCCACCATCACCTTCGGCGACCTGGGCCTGCACGAGGACGTCGTCCGGGCCCTCGCCAAGCGCGGCGTCACCACCCCGTTCCCGATCCAGGCCGCGACCATCCCGGACGCCCTGGCCGGCAAGGACGTGCTGGGCCGCGGCCGCACCGGCTCCGGCAAGACCCTCAGCTTCGGCCTGCCGCTGCTGACCCGCCTGGCCGACGGCGAGCGCACCCGCGCCAAGCACCCGCGCGGTCTGATCCTGGTCCCGACCCGCGAGCTGGCCATGCAGGTCGCCGACGCCCTGGAGCCCTTCGGCTCGGTGCTCGGCCTGCGCCTCAAGGTCGTCTGCGGCGGCACCTCGATGTCGAACCAGATCTACGCGCTGGAGCGCGGCGTCGACATCCTGGTCGCCACCCCGGGCCGCCTGCGCGACCTGCTGAACCGCGGCTCCGCCAAGCTGGACGACGTCCAGACCGTGGTCCTCGACGAGGCCGACCAGATGGCCGACATGGGCTTCCTGCCCGAGGTCACCGAGATCCTCGACCAGGTGCCGGCCGGCGGCCAGCGCCTGCTGTTCTCCGCCACCCTGGAGAACGAGATCGACACCCTGGTGAAGCGCTACCTGAAGAACCCGGTCACCCACGAGGTCGACCCGTCGGCCGGCGCGGTCACCACCATGACCCACCACATCCTCGTGGTGAAGCCCAAGGACAAGGCGCCGATCACCAACGCGATCGCCGCCCGCAAGGGCCGCACCATCATCTTCGTCCGCACCCAGATGGGCGCCGACCGGGTCGCCGAGCAGCTGATCGAGGCCGGCGTGAAGGCCGACGCGCTGCACGGCGGCATGACCCAGGGCGCCCGCACCCGCGTCCTCGGCGACTTCAAGGACGGCTACGTCAACGTCGTCGTCGCCACCGACGTCGCCGCCCGCGGCATCCACGTCGACGGCATCGACCTGGTCCTCAACGTGGACCCGGCCGGCGACCACAAGGACTACCTGCACCGCTCCGGCCGCACCGCGCGCGCCGGCCGCTCCGGTGCCGTCGTCACCCTGGTGCTGCCGCACCAGCGCCGCGGCGTCTTCCGCCTGATGGAGGACGCGGGCGTCGACGCCAGCCGCCACATCCTGGACCACGCCTTCGACGCCGAGGTCGCCAAGATCACCGGCGCCCGCTCGCTCACCGAGGTGCAGGCCGAGAGCGCCGCGAACATCGCCGGTGCCGCCGAGCGCGAGCTCGCCGACATGACCCGCCAGCTGGAGCGGGCGCAGCGCCGCGCCGCCGAGCTGCGCGAGGAGGCCGACCGCCTGGCCGCCCGTGCGGCGCGCGAGCGGGCCGAGCTGGGCATCGAGGACGAGGCCCCGGCCGCGTCCGCCGAGGCCGGCGAGGAGACCGCCCAGGCCGCCGCCCCGGCCGCCGCGGAGGCTCCGGCCGCCGCTGCCGCGCCGCAGGCGGAGGAGCGCACCCCCTCGTACCGCGAGGTGCGCACCGAGCGTCCGGCCTTCGGCCGCGACCGGGACCGCGACCGCGACCGGGACGACCGTCGCTCCGGTGGCTTCGGCGGCCGGGACCGGGACCGGGACGAGCGTCGTTCGGGCGGCTTCGGCCGGGACCGCGACGACCGTCGCTCGGGCGGCTTCAACCGTGACGACCGCGGCGACCGTGGCGGTTTCAACCGCGACCGTGGTGGCTTCGGTGCCGGCCGGGACCGCGACGACCGTCGCTCGGGCGGCTTCAACCGTGACGACCGCGGCGACCGTGGCGGCTTCAACCGCGACCGTGGTGGCTTCGGTGCCGGCCGGGACCGCGACGACCGTCGCTCGGGCGGCTTCAACCGTGACGACCGCGGCGACCGCGGTGGCTTCAACCGCGACCGCGACGACCGCGGCGGCCGCTCCTTCGGTGACCGTCCGGCCCGCTCCTTCGGCGACCGCCCGTCCTTCGGCCGGGACCGCGACGAGCGCGGCGGCAGCAACAGCCGCCCGTTCTCGCGCCGTGACGACCACCGCTCCGGCGGCCGTCCGCAGGCCGACCGCGGTGGCTTCAACCGGGACCGCGGCGGCTTCGACCGCGACCGCGGCGGCTTCAACGGCGGCGGCTTCAACCGCGACGACCGCAAGCCGCGCTGGAAGAACTGA
- the crcB gene encoding fluoride efflux transporter CrcB, producing MNWLLVVAGAMVGAPLRYLTDRAVQSRHDSVFPWGTFTVNVLGCLVLGLLAGAVTAGAASSHVQLLVGTGFCGALTTYSTFSYETLRLAESGAGRYAVANVAGSLAAGLTAVYAGAELASALWG from the coding sequence GTGAACTGGCTGCTGGTGGTGGCGGGCGCGATGGTCGGCGCGCCGCTGCGGTACCTGACCGACCGGGCGGTGCAGTCCCGGCACGACTCGGTGTTCCCGTGGGGCACCTTCACGGTGAACGTGCTCGGCTGCCTGGTGCTCGGCCTGCTGGCCGGGGCGGTGACGGCCGGTGCGGCCTCCTCGCACGTCCAGCTGCTGGTCGGCACGGGCTTCTGCGGGGCGCTGACCACCTACTCGACCTTCTCGTACGAGACGCTGCGGCTGGCTGAGTCCGGGGCCGGGCGGTACGCGGTGGCGAACGTGGCCGGCAGCCTGGCGGCCGGGCTGACCGCGGTGTACGCGGGGGCGGAGCTGGCCTCGGCGCTCTGGGGCTGA
- a CDS encoding DUF190 domain-containing protein → MSRLGGPALRLTVLVGESDTWHHRPLYSEIVHRARAAGLAGASVFRGIEGFGASSLVHTARLLSLSEDLPVAVVIVDEEERVRGFLPQLEELVAEGLVLLDRCEVVHYRGRGTGRGAVGGAE, encoded by the coding sequence GTGAGCCGGCTGGGCGGGCCGGCGCTGCGGCTGACCGTGCTGGTGGGCGAGAGCGACACCTGGCACCACCGCCCGCTGTACAGCGAGATCGTGCACCGGGCGCGGGCGGCCGGGCTGGCCGGCGCGAGCGTGTTCCGGGGGATCGAGGGGTTCGGCGCCTCCTCGCTGGTGCACACGGCGCGGCTGCTGTCGCTGAGCGAGGACCTGCCGGTGGCGGTGGTGATCGTGGACGAGGAGGAGCGGGTGCGGGGGTTCCTGCCACAGCTGGAGGAGCTGGTCGCGGAGGGCCTGGTGCTGCTGGACCGCTGCGAGGTCGTCCACTACCGGGGGCGGGGTACGGGCCGGGGTGCGGTCGGGGGAGCGGAGTGA
- the crcB gene encoding fluoride efflux transporter CrcB encodes MGSVTTSEDTVDSPAAPVRGRPSVLRGQGPVVAVVAVGGAIGAVARYAAGLGWETGPSAFPWTTLLINVVGCAVIGVFLVVITEGRPAHPLLRPFFGTGVLGGFTTFSTYAVDVRRLLEAGRLGSGLAYLGLTLVGALGAVWAAAALTRRLIHRGGAR; translated from the coding sequence ATGGGTTCCGTGACGACCTCGGAGGACACGGTGGACAGCCCGGCGGCGCCGGTGCGCGGACGGCCGTCGGTGCTGCGCGGGCAGGGGCCCGTGGTGGCGGTGGTCGCGGTGGGCGGGGCGATCGGCGCGGTGGCGCGGTACGCGGCCGGGCTGGGCTGGGAGACCGGGCCGTCGGCCTTCCCGTGGACGACGCTGCTGATCAACGTGGTGGGCTGCGCGGTGATCGGGGTGTTCCTGGTGGTGATCACCGAGGGGCGCCCGGCGCACCCGCTGCTGCGGCCGTTCTTCGGCACCGGCGTGCTGGGCGGGTTCACCACCTTCTCGACGTACGCGGTGGACGTCCGCCGGCTGCTGGAGGCCGGGCGGCTCGGGTCCGGGCTGGCGTACCTGGGGCTGACCCTGGTGGGCGCGCTCGGCGCGGTGTGGGCGGCCGCGGCGCTGACCCGGCGGCTGATCCACCGCGGCGGTGCCCGGTGA
- a CDS encoding metallopeptidase family protein: MTREEFETLVSDALDQIPPQLAAMMDNVAVFVEDEPDPSDPELLGLYEGTPLTERGEWYAGVLPDRILIYRGPTLRHCDTHAQVVEEVRTTVIHEVAHHFGFDDHELDQLGWS, encoded by the coding sequence ATGACCCGGGAAGAGTTCGAGACGCTGGTCAGCGACGCCCTGGACCAGATCCCCCCGCAACTCGCGGCCATGATGGACAACGTCGCGGTCTTCGTCGAGGACGAACCCGACCCGAGCGACCCCGAACTCCTCGGCCTCTACGAGGGCACCCCGCTCACCGAGCGCGGCGAGTGGTACGCGGGCGTCCTGCCCGACCGGATCCTGATCTACCGCGGCCCCACCCTGCGGCACTGCGACACCCACGCGCAGGTGGTCGAGGAGGTCCGCACCACCGTCATCCACGAGGTCGCCCACCACTTCGGGTTCGACGACCACGAGCTGGACCAGCTCGGCTGGTCCTGA
- a CDS encoding helix-turn-helix domain-containing protein codes for MDYGQQLSAALRDRRRQLGISQTELARRAGMTQPGISRVELGDTTPTLPLLARLAEALEADLDIRLAPLDGRTTMRFVPHRHADAA; via the coding sequence GTGGACTATGGGCAGCAGTTGTCGGCCGCTCTGCGGGACAGGCGAAGGCAGCTGGGGATCTCCCAGACCGAACTCGCCCGGCGGGCCGGCATGACGCAGCCTGGCATCTCCCGCGTCGAACTGGGGGACACGACCCCGACCCTTCCCCTCCTGGCGCGGCTCGCCGAGGCGTTGGAGGCGGACCTCGACATCCGGCTGGCCCCCCTGGACGGAAGGACGACGATGCGCTTCGTGCCCCACCGTCACGCCGACGCGGCGTGA
- a CDS encoding helix-turn-helix domain-containing protein — MNHARWQLARDKRAIHGEFESPAIIAEREQIRLAMALGQLVYDRRTQLGLSEDELAVRLGSTADEVEHIEVGGVLPVTSDLLLRIAAALEVSVDVHLATSGTAVSFAARAA, encoded by the coding sequence GTGAACCACGCACGCTGGCAGCTGGCTCGGGACAAGCGCGCGATCCACGGGGAGTTCGAGTCCCCCGCGATCATCGCCGAGCGAGAGCAGATTCGTCTGGCCATGGCGCTCGGTCAGCTGGTCTACGACCGGCGTACCCAGCTGGGACTGAGCGAGGACGAGCTGGCGGTTCGCCTCGGTAGCACCGCTGACGAGGTGGAACACATCGAGGTTGGTGGAGTCCTCCCGGTCACGTCCGACCTGCTTCTCCGGATTGCCGCGGCTCTGGAGGTCTCTGTGGACGTCCATCTGGCGACCTCGGGCACGGCAGTCAGCTTCGCCGCTCGCGCCGCATAG
- a CDS encoding alpha/beta hydrolase family protein encodes MDFVDTPGLLPAFVAETRPRAHGAGLDLYEYDRVTAPLTSLRDWPAAFGAVGRRYAAAAGRAAAEGRTVTAGTAYRSAARWFHAAGLLPHPDRAAAARLAAEADEAMRQSLALLEAEAARVEGEGFAGWLRRPAAAGDGTPVVLIVPGMDSGKEEFHALADALLARGVAVLAIDGPGQGVLAATSAPEPDYHRVVGRALDALAAHDGLDLARTAVVGLSLGGYYAAMAAAHEPRLRAAATVSGPYRLDWAGVVPFVGETLAQRCGGPEAARAFVDRIDLTGLAPTITLPLLVVEGGEDRIPGVTNATVLAEQAPNAELLLVPHGNHLLGTALPDWLPATADWLAARLAR; translated from the coding sequence GTGGACTTCGTCGACACCCCCGGCCTGCTGCCCGCGTTCGTCGCGGAAACCCGACCGCGCGCCCACGGCGCCGGCCTCGACCTCTACGAGTACGACCGGGTGACCGCCCCGCTGACCTCCCTGCGCGACTGGCCGGCCGCCTTCGGCGCCGTCGGGCGCCGGTACGCCGCCGCGGCCGGGCGCGCCGCGGCGGAGGGTCGTACGGTCACCGCCGGAACCGCCTACCGCAGTGCCGCCCGCTGGTTCCACGCCGCCGGGCTGCTGCCGCACCCGGACCGGGCCGCCGCCGCCCGGCTGGCGGCCGAGGCCGACGAGGCGATGCGGCAGTCGCTGGCGCTGCTGGAGGCGGAGGCGGCGCGGGTCGAGGGCGAGGGCTTCGCGGGTTGGCTGCGCCGACCGGCGGCGGCCGGGGACGGCACCCCGGTGGTGCTGATCGTGCCGGGCATGGACTCCGGAAAGGAGGAGTTCCACGCCCTCGCCGACGCCCTGCTGGCCCGGGGGGTCGCGGTGCTGGCGATCGACGGGCCCGGCCAGGGCGTCCTGGCCGCCACCAGCGCGCCGGAGCCGGACTACCACCGGGTGGTGGGCCGGGCGCTGGACGCACTCGCGGCCCACGACGGTCTGGACCTCGCCCGCACCGCCGTGGTCGGCCTCAGCCTGGGCGGCTACTACGCGGCGATGGCCGCCGCCCACGAGCCGCGGCTGCGCGCCGCCGCGACGGTCAGCGGCCCGTACCGGTTGGACTGGGCGGGCGTGGTCCCGTTCGTCGGCGAGACCCTGGCCCAGCGCTGCGGCGGCCCGGAGGCGGCCCGCGCCTTCGTGGACCGGATCGACCTGACCGGGCTCGCCCCGACGATCACCCTCCCGCTGCTGGTGGTCGAGGGCGGCGAGGACCGCATCCCCGGCGTCACCAACGCCACCGTCCTCGCCGAGCAGGCCCCGAACGCCGAACTGCTGCTCGTCCCGCACGGCAACCACCTGCTCGGAACCGCCCTCCCGGACTGGCTCCCGGCCACCGCGGACTGGCTCGCGGCCCGGCTCGCCCGATGA
- a CDS encoding zinc-binding dehydrogenase, which translates to MKALVATGDVAEPVRFAEVEQPQPGPGEVLVKVEAFSVNRGETFQLEAPRAGWRPGKDVAGLVVQAAADGSGPAVCRRVVGHPPAGGWAEYVCVPVSSLAELPDGLDAVLAAALPLAGLTALRLLRTVGSVAGRRVLLTGASGGVGHYFTELAAAAGAELTVVTASPERGRRLAELGAAEVVHELGEARGPYDLVLESTGGADLPLALARLARRGTLVWFGQASRTPATLDFFDFFAGPESATLRHFHYADSDVPDGEDLATLVRLAAAGRLSPEIGLVAPWERTATTLTDLRDRRIRGKAVLTVA; encoded by the coding sequence ATGAAGGCGCTGGTGGCGACCGGGGATGTGGCGGAGCCGGTGCGGTTCGCGGAGGTGGAGCAGCCGCAGCCGGGGCCGGGGGAGGTGCTGGTGAAGGTGGAGGCGTTCTCGGTGAACCGGGGCGAGACGTTCCAGCTGGAGGCGCCCAGGGCCGGGTGGCGGCCGGGGAAGGACGTGGCCGGGCTGGTCGTGCAGGCCGCGGCCGACGGGTCGGGGCCCGCCGTGTGCCGGCGGGTGGTCGGGCATCCGCCGGCGGGCGGGTGGGCCGAGTACGTGTGCGTGCCGGTGTCCTCGCTCGCCGAGCTGCCCGACGGTCTGGACGCCGTACTGGCCGCCGCGCTGCCGCTGGCCGGTCTGACCGCGCTGCGGCTGCTGCGCACGGTGGGGTCGGTGGCCGGGCGGCGGGTGCTGCTGACCGGGGCGTCCGGTGGGGTGGGGCACTACTTCACCGAGCTGGCCGCCGCGGCCGGGGCCGAGCTGACCGTCGTCACGGCCTCTCCGGAGCGCGGCCGGAGGCTGGCCGAGCTGGGGGCGGCCGAGGTGGTGCACGAGCTGGGTGAGGCGCGGGGCCCGTACGACCTGGTGCTGGAGTCCACCGGTGGCGCCGACCTGCCGCTGGCGCTGGCCCGGCTGGCCCGGCGGGGGACCCTGGTCTGGTTCGGCCAGGCCTCGCGCACGCCGGCCACGCTGGACTTCTTCGACTTCTTCGCCGGCCCCGAGTCGGCCACCCTGCGGCACTTCCACTACGCCGACTCCGACGTCCCGGACGGTGAGGACCTGGCCACCCTGGTGCGCCTGGCGGCGGCCGGCCGGCTGAGTCCGGAGATCGGCCTGGTCGCGCCCTGGGAGCGGACCGCGACCACCCTCACCGACCTGCGCGACCGCCGGATCCGCGGCAAGGCCGTGCTGACCGTCGCCTGA
- a CDS encoding LysR family transcriptional regulator translates to MDLDLGQVRAFVVTAEELHFGRAAARLGISQQGLSKRVARLEAALGVRLLERDARGVGLTGAGERFLEPARRVLVLGERAVAAVRETERPLRIDVWGHLYAPMRTLAQAVDAAPGLEVEPVPGRDLPSVAAALLRGESDAGFGRVHALPDGADAGLTHRLVRLEPVDALLSVNHPLAGRDALSPAELRGSVLRYPAAVDRLDFLTRFATRFGITGRVGSTNLGLEHFVDQVAADPSCFSLVPADSPLPDRPGVRTVPLTDPTPLYAWSLLWRIDRNVEQDGQLDCLLRAFTAEAARSRWLEYDPARDWLPDADEAALQPRTDEATLQP, encoded by the coding sequence GTGGATCTGGATCTGGGGCAGGTGCGGGCCTTCGTGGTCACCGCTGAGGAGTTGCACTTCGGCCGGGCCGCCGCCCGCCTGGGAATCAGTCAGCAGGGGTTGTCGAAGCGGGTGGCCCGCCTGGAGGCGGCCCTCGGGGTGCGCCTGCTGGAGCGGGACGCGCGCGGAGTGGGCCTGACCGGGGCGGGGGAGCGGTTCCTGGAGCCGGCGCGGCGGGTGCTGGTGCTGGGGGAGCGGGCGGTGGCGGCGGTACGGGAGACCGAGCGGCCGTTGCGGATCGACGTCTGGGGGCACCTGTACGCGCCGATGCGGACACTCGCGCAGGCGGTGGACGCGGCGCCCGGGCTGGAGGTGGAGCCGGTGCCGGGGCGGGACCTGCCGTCGGTGGCAGCGGCGCTGCTGCGCGGGGAGTCGGATGCCGGGTTCGGCCGGGTGCACGCCCTGCCGGACGGCGCCGACGCCGGTCTGACGCACCGACTGGTCCGGCTGGAGCCGGTGGACGCGCTGCTGAGCGTCAATCATCCGCTGGCCGGCCGGGACGCCCTGAGCCCGGCCGAGCTGCGCGGCAGTGTGCTGCGCTATCCGGCGGCGGTGGACCGGCTGGACTTCCTGACCCGCTTCGCGACCCGGTTCGGCATCACCGGCCGGGTCGGCTCGACCAATCTGGGCCTGGAGCACTTCGTCGACCAGGTCGCCGCCGATCCGAGTTGCTTCTCCCTCGTCCCGGCCGACAGCCCACTGCCGGACCGCCCGGGCGTGCGCACCGTCCCGCTGACCGACCCGACCCCGCTGTACGCCTGGTCGCTGCTCTGGCGGATCGACCGGAACGTGGAACAGGACGGCCAACTGGACTGCCTACTAAGGGCGTTCACCGCCGAGGCGGCCCGCAGCCGGTGGCTGGAGTACGACCCGGCCCGGGACTGGCTCCCGGACGCCGACGAAGCCGCACTCCAGCCACGAACCGACGAAGCCACACTCCAGCCATGA
- a CDS encoding serine hydrolase domain-containing protein, producing the protein MNGATGLSKDRLGRLHDVLSGHVERGGVPGLVAAVVRDGDLHVEVLGSQDAAGTAPMRRDSLFRIASMAKPVTAVAALTLVEECVLRLDDPVDELLPELADRRVLRRPDGELDDTEPAVRPITLRDLLTFGLGHGLAMLPPSAPIVRATAELGVDVRPPRSGYPEPDEYLRRLGELPLLHQPGAGWHYHTGSAVLGVLLARACGRPLGEVLRERVLEPLGMRDTGFTVPADQLHRLPVEYVLDRAGGRLVPYDEPAGSAWGRPARFDDGGGDLVSTLDDYLAFARMLLAEGEGTDGVRILSRPAVRLMTTNHLSEAQLTYVKPMLGRSELDGWGFGVSVATARTGLASPGRYGWEGGLGTAWFNDPAERLTGVLLTQRMFESATPPAVVRDFEVLAYQAVAG; encoded by the coding sequence ATGAACGGCGCGACGGGGCTCTCGAAGGACCGGCTGGGGCGGCTGCACGACGTGCTGTCCGGGCACGTCGAGCGGGGCGGGGTGCCCGGGCTGGTGGCCGCCGTCGTGCGGGACGGCGACCTCCACGTCGAGGTGCTCGGCAGCCAGGACGCGGCCGGCACCGCCCCGATGCGGCGGGACTCCCTGTTCCGGATCGCCTCCATGGCCAAACCGGTCACCGCGGTCGCCGCGCTCACCCTGGTCGAGGAGTGCGTGCTGCGGCTGGACGACCCGGTCGACGAACTGCTGCCCGAGCTGGCCGACCGGCGGGTACTGCGCCGACCGGACGGCGAGCTCGATGACACCGAACCCGCCGTCCGGCCGATCACCCTGCGCGACCTGCTCACCTTCGGGCTCGGCCACGGCCTCGCGATGCTCCCGCCGTCCGCGCCGATCGTCCGGGCGACGGCCGAGCTCGGCGTCGACGTCCGGCCGCCGCGCTCCGGCTACCCCGAACCCGACGAATACCTGCGCCGCCTCGGCGAGTTGCCACTGCTGCACCAGCCCGGCGCGGGGTGGCACTACCACACCGGCTCCGCCGTCCTGGGCGTCCTGCTCGCCCGCGCCTGCGGCCGGCCGCTCGGCGAGGTGCTGCGCGAACGCGTCCTCGAGCCCCTCGGCATGCGGGACACCGGCTTCACCGTCCCCGCCGACCAACTGCACCGGCTCCCGGTGGAGTACGTGCTCGACCGGGCCGGCGGGCGGCTCGTCCCTTACGACGAGCCGGCCGGCAGCGCCTGGGGCCGGCCGGCCCGCTTCGACGACGGCGGCGGGGACCTGGTCTCGACGCTGGACGACTACCTCGCCTTCGCCAGGATGCTGCTGGCCGAGGGAGAGGGCACCGACGGTGTCCGGATCCTGTCCCGTCCGGCCGTCCGGCTGATGACCACCAACCATCTCTCGGAAGCCCAACTCACCTATGTGAAGCCGATGTTGGGACGGAGTGAGCTTGACGGCTGGGGCTTCGGAGTCTCCGTCGCCACCGCCCGCACCGGGCTCGCCTCACCCGGCCGCTACGGCTGGGAGGGCGGCCTCGGCACGGCGTGGTTCAACGACCCGGCCGAGCGGCTGACCGGGGTCCTGCTCACCCAGCGGATGTTCGAGAGCGCCACGCCGCCGGCCGTGGTGCGGGACTTCGAGGTGCTGGCGTACCAGGCCGTGGCGGGGTGA
- a CDS encoding SigE family RNA polymerase sigma factor translates to MGAQKTVRDDEFRAFAGSAWSRLLRTAYLLAGDRHGAEDLVQQALERAYVHWNKVRAADDPNAYVRRILINEHARRFRRRPAEYLVEVFPDRPAPTGPDPDDRAVLLAALAALPPRQREAVVLRYWEDLSESQTAAAMGCSVGTVKSQAARGLAKLRETSSLSGLTTIGGGR, encoded by the coding sequence ATGGGAGCCCAGAAGACCGTCCGGGACGACGAGTTCCGGGCGTTCGCCGGCAGCGCGTGGTCACGGCTGCTGCGGACGGCGTACCTGCTGGCGGGGGACCGCCACGGCGCCGAGGACCTGGTCCAGCAGGCCCTGGAACGGGCCTACGTCCACTGGAACAAGGTCCGTGCCGCGGACGACCCGAACGCCTACGTGCGCCGGATCCTGATCAACGAGCACGCCCGGCGGTTCCGGCGCAGACCGGCCGAGTACCTGGTCGAGGTCTTCCCCGACCGGCCCGCCCCGACCGGGCCCGACCCGGACGACCGGGCCGTGCTGCTCGCCGCGCTCGCAGCCCTGCCGCCCCGCCAGCGCGAGGCCGTGGTGCTGCGGTACTGGGAGGACCTCAGCGAGTCCCAGACCGCGGCGGCCATGGGCTGCTCGGTCGGCACGGTGAAGAGCCAGGCGGCCAGGGGGCTGGCCAAGCTGCGGGAGACCTCCTCACTCAGCGGGCTGACGACCATCGGAGGCGGAAGATGA